In Erigeron canadensis isolate Cc75 chromosome 7, C_canadensis_v1, whole genome shotgun sequence, one DNA window encodes the following:
- the LOC122606638 gene encoding ABC transporter A family member 1 produces MEEKKMNNSSSNTSSSGRQLKTMLRKNWLLKIRHPYITLSEILLPVVVMLMLIAVRTQVDTKIHPAQSYIKKDTYVEVGKSDISPTFNQVLESLFANGEYLAFAPNTSDTRTMINVLSYKFPLMKLVTKLYKDELELEMYLKSNTYADCSEVKNCSHPKIKGAIVFHGQGPYLYDYSIRLNHTWAFSGFPDVKSIMDINGPYLNDLELGLNQIPILQYGYSGFLTLQQVMDSYIIFYAQQKETNLVSENAIDPLKTPWSQFTPSTITIAPFPTREYTDDEFQSIIKEVMGVLYLLGFLFPVSRLISYSVFEKEQKIQEGLYMMGLKDEIFYLSWFITYAVQFALSAAIITVCTIGTLFQYSDKSLVFMYFFLFGFSAIMLSFLISTFFTRAKSAVAVGTLTFLGAFFPYYTVNDEAVSMVVKIVASLLSPTAFALGSVNFADYERAHVGLRWSNIWRASSGVCFLVCLVMMIFDSILYFAIGLYLNKVLHKENGFVYPWNFIFPKGFWRKKSTSRQFFSSLESNSDEHSQEKCSSRSTMEAISLDMKQQEVDGRCIQVRNLHKVYRSNKGECCAVDSLQLTLYENQILALLGHNGAGKSTTISMLVGLLAPTSGDALVFGKSILTDMKDIRKNLGVCPQYDILFPELTVKEHLEIFANIKGVNEESLEHIVTEMADEVGLADKLNAVVSALSGGMKRKLSLGIALIGDSKVVILDEPTSGMDPYSMRLTWQLIKRIKKGRIILLTTHSMDEADILGDRIAIMANGSLKCCGSSLFLKHQYGVGYTLTLVKTSPGASAAADIVYKHIPSATCVSEVGTEISFKLPLVSSASFENMFREIESCISKSDPHIASLEHEGPSDFGIESYGISVTTLEEVFLRVAGCDISEVDGMEGSVLPNSTPAQTSDDYVEEKTSKSKLFGSYIVIFGILFSMVGRACTLFLDAALSLLNFLSMHCCCPSFITRSTFWKHSKALLIKRWISARRDRKTIVFQLLIPALFLFIGLLLLELKSHPDQPSITFTTSNFNPLLSGEGGGGPIPFDLSLPIAREVSHYIEGGWIQIFKESSYRFPDPNTTLEDAIEAAGPTLGPILLSMSEYLMSSFNESYESRYGAIVMHPQKDDGSIGYTVLHNSTCQHAAPTFINLMNAAILRLATLDKNMTIQTRNHPLPMTESQRLQRQDLDAFSAAIIVSIAFSFIPASFAVPIVKEREIKAKHQQLISGVSILSYWISTYIWDFISFLVPSSFAMVLFYIFGLEQFIGSGSLLPTVLILLEYGAAIASSTYCLTFFFSEHSMAQNVVLLAHFFTGIILMVMSFIMGLIPATQDLNSFLKNFFRLSPSFCFADGLASLALLRQGMKVGSNNGYFGWNVSGGSICYLAAEGIIYFLLTLGLEIFPPHKLSFFAIKDFLRSFRRTSPTFSDAYSEPLLRSSTESAAIDLDEDIDVRTERSRVLSGSIDKAIIYLRNLRKVFPGGRNHGKKVAVHSLTFSVQEGECFGFLGTNGAGKTTTLSMLSGEVCPSAGTAFIFGQDMRLNPKAASQLIGYCPQFDALLEFLTVQEHLELYARIKGVPDYLLDNVVMDKLLEFDLLRHASKQSFTLSGGNKRKLSVAIAMIGDPPIVFLDEPSTGMDPIAKRFMWEVISRLSTRSGKTAVILTTHSMNEAQALCTRIGIMVGGKLRCIGSPQHLKTRFGNHLELEVKPTDVSSVDLENFCQMIQERLFDFPSHPRSIFGDLEVCIRGDDSITSEDALATEISLSRDMIILIGRWLGNEESIRTLTNNHGSGGSSNEQLTEQLARDGGLPLPIFSEWWLAKEKFSMIDSFVVASFPGATSQGCNGLSVKYQLPRGEDFSLADVFGLIEQNRNRLGIAEYSISQSTLETIFSHFAANP; encoded by the exons atggaagaaaagaaaatgaataacAGTAGCAGCAATACCAGTTCTTCTGGAAGGCAGCTCAAAACTATGCTCCGCAAAAACTGGCTTCTTAAAATTCGTCATCCTTACATCACTCTCTCTgag ATTCTGCTTCCTGTAGTGGTGATGCTGATGTTAATAGCCGTAAGGACACAAGTTGACACGAAGATCCATCCTGCTCAATC GTACATTAAGAAAGATACATATGTGGAAGTCGGGAAGAGTGATATCTCCCCAACTTTTAATCAAGTGCTGGAATCATTGTTTGCTAATGGTGAATATTTGGCTTTTGCCCCTAACACGAGTGATACAAGGACAATGATAAACGTTTTGTCATATAAATTCCCATTGATGAAG CTGGTTACAAAACTATACAAAGATGAACTAGAGCTGGAGATGTATCTAAAATCAAATACCTATGCTGATTGCAGTGAAGTAAA GAATTGTTCACATCCAAAAATCAAAGGAGCAATAGTGTTTCATGGACAAGGTCCTTACTTATATGACTATAGCATTCGGCTCAACCACACATGGGCTTTTTCAGGATTTCCGGATGTAAAAAGCATCATGGATATAAATGGCCCGTATCTTAATGACTTGGAATTGGGCCTTAATCAGATACCAATTTTGCAGTATGGCTACAGCGGGTTTTTAACT CTCCAACAGGTTATGGATTcgtatattattttttatgccCAACAAAAGGAAACTAATTTAGTAAGTGAGAATGCAATAGACCCACTCAAGACACCATGGAGTCAATTCACACCATCAACCATAACGATAGCTCCATTTCCAACTCGTGAATATACTGATGATGAGTTCCAGTCCATCATCAAGGAGGTGATGGGGGTCCT GTACTTATTAGGGTTTCTTTTTCCAGTTTCTCGCCTGATAAGCTATTCGGTTTTTGAGAAG GAGCAGAAAATACAGGAAGGGCTTTACATGATGGGACTGAAGGATGAGATATTCTATCTTTCGTGGTTTATTACATATGCTGTACAG TTTGCACTTTCAGCAGCAATCATCACTGTTTGTACAATAGGCACACTCTTTCAGTACAGTGATAAGTCATTGGTGTTCATGTATTTCTTTCTGTTCGGGTTCAGTGCCATAATGCTATCATTTCTGATCTCTACTTTCTTCACACGAGCAAAATCAGCTGTAGCAGTTGGAACTCTTACTTTTCTTGGCGCTTTCTTTCCCTACTACACAGTGAATGATGAAGCTGTTTCTAT GGTTGTAAAGATAGTAGCTTCTTTGCTTTCACCTACAGCATTTGCTTTAGGCTCCGTCAATTTTGCTGATTATGAGCGTGCACATGTTGGACTTCGTTGGAGCAACATTTGGCGG GCGTCTTCTGGAGTGTGCTTTTTAGTCTGTCTCGTTATGATGATTTTCGACTCTATATTGTATTTTGCAATTGGCCTTTATCTGAACAAG GTTCTTCACAAGGAGAATGGGTTTGTGTACCCATGGAACTTCATCTTCCCAAAAGGCTTTTGGAGGAAAAAAAGTACCAGTAGACAATTTTTTTCCAGCTTAGAAAGTAACAGTGATGAGCATTCTCAAGAAAAGTGTTCTTCTCGATCAACAATGGAAGCAATAAGCTTAGATATGAAACAACAAGAGGTGGATGGCAG ATGCATCCAAGTTAGGAATCTGCACAAGGTATATCGTAGCAACAAGGGAGAGTGTTGTGCTGTTGATTCTCTACAGCTTACATTATATGAAAACCAGATACTTGCACTTCTCG GACATAATGGTGCTGGCAAGAGTACCACAATCTCCATGCTTGTTGGCCTTCTTGCTCCGACTTCTGGAGATGCTTTAGTTTTTGGCAAAAGTATCTTAACGGACATG AAGGACATAAGGAAGAATTTAGGTGTTTGCCCCCAGTATGACATCCTTTTCCCAGAGTTGACG GTGAAGGAACATTTGGAAATTTTTGCTAATATAAAAGGAGTGAATGAGGAATCTCTGGAGCACATTGTAACTGAAATGGCTGATGAA GTGGGTTTGGCAGATAAGCTTAATGCTGTTGTAAGTGCTCTTTCTGGAGGCATGAAAAGGAAGTTGTCCCTTGGCATAGCATTGATTGGAGATAGTAAG GTTGTTATTCTTGATGAGCCAACCAGTGGAATGGATCCATATTCAATGCGGTTGACATGGCAGCTcataaaaagaataaagaaaggCAGAATAATATTATTAACCACACACTCGATGGATGAAGCAGATATACTTGGAGACCGGATAGCTATTATGGCCAATGGTTCTTTGAAATGCTGTGGAAG TTCTCTCTTTTTGAAGCACCAATATGGGGTTGGCTATACTCTTACTTTGGTGAAG ACTTCACCCGGGGCCTCTGCAGCTGCTGATATTGTTTACAAGCATATTCCATCAGCAACATGCGTGAGCGAG GTTGGCACCGAGATTTCATTCAAGCTTCCTCTAGTATCATCCGCTTCTTTTGAGAACATGTTTAGGGAAATTGAAAGCTGCATATCAAAGTCAGATCCACATATAGCAAGCTTGGAACATGAAGGCCCCAGTGACTTTGGTATAGAAAGTTATGGAATATCTGTCACGACTTTAGAGGAGGTTTTCTTAAGAGTTGCAGGATGTGACATTAGTGAAGTAGATGGCATGGAGGGAAGTGTTTTGCCCAACTCTACTCCTGCTCAAACATCTGATGATTATGTTGAAGAAAAAACATCAAAGTCCAAACTTTTTGGAAGTTATATAGTTATCTTCGGGATACTGTTTTCAATGGTTGGCAGAGCTTGTACTCTTTTCCTTGATGCAGCCTTGAGCTTGTTAAATTTTTTGAGCATGCATTGCTGTTGCCCTTCCTTCATTACAAGATCAACATTCTGGAAACATTCAAAAGCGTTGCTTATAAAGAGATGGATATCTGCAAGGAGAGACAGAAAAACAATTGTTTTTCAGCTGTTAATTCCCgctctttttttgtttattggtCTTCTTCTTCTCGAACTAAAGTCACATCCTGATCAACCCTCCATAACCTTCACAACTTCCAACTTTAATCCACTACTTAGTggtgaaggtggtggtggtccTATTCCTTTTGATCTATCATTGCCTATAGCACGGGAG GTTTCGCATTATATAGAAGGGGGCTGGATCCAGATTTTTAAAGAGAGCTCATATAGGTTTCCTGATCCTAATACAACATTAGAAGATGCTATTGAGGCAGCAGGGCCCACTTTGGGCCCGATCCTGCTTTCTATGAGTGAATACCTGATGTCCAGCTTCAATGAATCCTATGAGTCAAG ATATGGGGCCATTGTAATGCACCCTCAGAAGGATGATGGTAGTATAGGTTACACCGTTCTTCACAATAGCACGTGTCAGCATGCTGCTCCAACCTTTATCAATTTAATGAATGCAGCAATTCTTAGGCTGGCTACACTTGATAAAAACATGACCATACAAACACGTAATCATCCACTGCCAATGACAGAAAGCCAGCGTCTGCAACGTCAA GACCTGGATGCATTTTCTGCGGCTATTATTGTGAGTATCGCCTTCTCTTTCATTCCTGCTTCATTTGCTGTTCCTATTGTGAAG GAACGTGAAATAAAAGCAAAGCATCAGCAATTGATCAGTGGG gtatctatattatcttattggatatcaacatatatttgggaTTTCATAAGTTTCTTAGTCCCTTCCTCTTTTGCTATGGTTCTCTTTTACATCTTTG gcTTAGAACAGTTCATTGGAAGTGGTTCTCTATTGCCTACAGTCCTCATTCTGTTGGAATATGGTGCTGCAATTGCATCTTCAACATACTGTCTAACCTTCTTCTTTTCGGAACACAGCATGGCACAG AATGTGGTACTCTTGGCTCACTTTTTCACGGGGATCATTCTTATGGTAATGTCATTCATTATGGGATTGATACCCGCAACTCAAGACTTGAATTCCTTTCTCAAG AATTTCTTCAGATTATCTCCATCCTTTTGCTTTGCTGATGGACTAGCTTCATTAGCTCTGCTACGCCAAGGAATGAAAGTTGGATCAAATAACGGATATTTTGGGTGGAATGTATCTGGTGGATCTATTTGTTATCTTGCTGCGGAG GGCATCATTTATTTTCTCTTGACACTTGGGCTCGAGATTTTCCCCCCAcacaaattaagtttttttgCTATAAAAGACTTCCTAAGAAGTTTCAGAAGAACTAGTCCAACTTTTTCTGATGCCTATTCTGAACCCCTTTTGAGATCTTCAACAGAAAGTGCTGCTattgatcttgatgaagatatAGATGTCCGAACTGAAAGAAGTAGGGTTCTTTCAGGTTCCATCGATAAAGCCATCATCTACCTACGTAATCTTAGGAAG GTCTTCCCTGGAGGGAGGAACCATGGTAAGAAAGTGGCTGTCCATTCACTTACTTTCTCAGTGCAAGAAGGTGAATGTTTTGGCTTTTTGGGAACAAATGGAGCTGGGAAGACCACTACTCTATCTATGCTATCAG GAGAAGTATGTCCGAGTGCTGGAACTGCATTCATTTTTGGTCAAGATATGCGACTAAACCCCAAAGCTGCTAGCCAGCTT ATTGGGTATTGTCCACAGTTTGATGCGCTGCTAGAATTTTTGACTGTCCAAGAACATCTTGAGCTTTATGCGAGAATAAAAGGTGTCCCAGATTACCTGCTAGATAAT GTCGTAATGgataagttattagagtttGACTTGTTAAGGCATGCCTCTAAACAATCGTTTACTTTAAGTGGGGGTAACAAACGCAAGTTATCTGTTGCAATTGCAATGATTGGAGATCCTCCTATTGTATTCTTGGATGAGCCCTCTACAG GAATGGATCCGATTGCAAAACGTTTTATGTGGGAAGTTATATCTCGTTTATCAACTAGAAGTGGAAAGACAGCTGTTATTCTAACTACTCATAGCATGAATGAAGCTCAAGCACTTTGCACAAGAATTGGAATAATG GTTGGGGGGAAGCTAAGATGTATCGGCAGTCCACAGCATCTAAAAACACGATTTGGGAATCATCTTGAATTAGAG GTTAAACCTACTGACGTTAGCTCTGTTGACTTGGAAAatttttgtcaaatgattcaagAAAGGCTATTTGACTTTCCTTCTCATCCAAGGAGTATATTTGGTGACCTTGAAGTTTGTATTCGGGGGGATGATTCCATAACATCTGAAGATGCCTTAGCCACAGAGATT
- the LOC122607484 gene encoding AP2-like ethylene-responsive transcription factor At2g41710, which translates to MATASSSDPVMKSEGSGETSDAAAAMTATAATATAPVGKMNSYQQQQLMVKYKGMKKLKKDSRGCTAKERISKMPPCAAGKRSSIYRGVTRHRWTGRYEAHLWDKSTWNQNQNKKGKQVYLGAYDDEEAAARAYDLAALKYWGPGTLINFPVTDYTRDLEEMQNLSREDYLASLRRKGSGFSRGTSKCRGVSSTRWDSPLGRISGADYQSSTQHGDDATIESEYVSGFCMDRKIDLTPYIKWWGPNKLRQSESHAKSSEDTNQGSSEDIGSDLKTPEWVTQSTEPYQLPRLGVSPEGQQHKRSSVSAMSILSRSAAYKSLQEKASKKEEKDIENDENENKNNINRMDYGKTVEKSSPVEASEGFEASQGLESGGVPLQRNTYPLAPFLSAPLLTNYNTIDPLTDPILWSSLVPSLRTRSSQPMEATKTESTSDYCFFQQEDLLPP; encoded by the exons ATGGCGACTGCTTCGAGTTCTGATCCGGTTATGAAATCGGAAGGAAGCGGCGAGACTTCCGATGCGGCGGCGGCGATGACTGCCACGGCGGCGACGGCGACGGCGCCGGTAGGTAAGATGAATAGTTATCAGCAGCAGCAGTTGATGGTAAAGTATAAAGGAATGAAGAAATTGAAAAAGGATAGTAGAGGTTGTACTGCTAAAGAACGGATTAGTAAAATGCCTCCTTGTGCTGCCGGAAAACGTAGCTCCATTTATCGCGGCGTTactag GCATAGATGGACTGGTCGTTATGAAGCACATCTATGGGATAAAagtacttggaatcaaaatcagAATAAGAAGGGCAAGCAAG TTTACCTAG GTGCATATGATGATGAGGAAGCTGCTGCTAGAGCATATGATCTTGCTGCCTTAAAGTATTGGGGTCCTGGGACACTCATTAATTTCCCG GTCACAGACTACACAAGAGACCTTGAAGAAATGCAAAATTTATCAAGAGAGGACTATCTTGCATCACTCCGAAG AAAAGGTAGTGGCTTTTCAAGGGGAACCTCTAAATGTCGTGGAGTTTCCAG TACCAGATGGGACTCACCGTTGGGACGTATTTCTGGAGCTGATTACCAAAGTAGCACACAGCATG GTGATGATGCAACTATTGAGAGCGAATATGTGAGTGGATTTTGTATGGATAGGAAAATTGATCTTACACCTTACATAAAGTGGTGGGGACCCAACAAGCTCCGTCAATCCGAATCTCATGCGAAATCATCAGAGGACACGAACCAAGGTAGTTCCGAGGACATTGGAAGTGACCTTAAAACGCCAGAGTGGGTAACTCAATCCACCGAGCCCTATCAACTACCTCGTTTGGGTGTGTCCCCTGAAGGACAACAACACAAAAGGTCATCAGTATCTGCCATGAGTATATTATCACGATCTGCAGCCTACAAAAGCTTACAAGAGAAAGCGTctaagaaggaagaaaaagacatcgagaatgatgaaaatgaaaacaaaaataacatcaACAGAATGGATTATGGTAAGACAGTAGAAAAATCAAGTCCGGTTGAGGCAAGTGAAGGATTTGAAGCTTCACAAGGGTTGGAAAGTGGAGGAGTCCCTCTTCAGAGAAATACATACCCCTTGGCTCCTTTTTTGTCGGCACCACTTCTGACCAACTACAATACTATTGACCCATTGACAGACCCGATTCTTTGGTCATCCCTTGTCCCTTCTCTCCGCACCAGATCTTCACAGCCCATGGAG GCAACAAAGACAGAGAGTACTTCAGATTATTGTTTCTTCCAACAAGAAGACTTGCTACCTCCATGA
- the LOC122608476 gene encoding pentatricopeptide repeat-containing protein At2g41720, whose translation MKNQKNYCARNDIYNMMIRLHARHNLTDQARGLFFEMQKWRCKPDAETYNALISAHGRAGQWRWATNIMEDMLRAAVPPTRSTYNNLIHACGSSGNWREALKVSKKMTENGVGPDLVTHNIVLSAFKTGAQYSKALSYFELMKGTKIRPDTTTLNIVIHCLVKLGQFGKAIEIFHSMREKRAQCDPDIVTFTSIMHLYSVSGQIENCKAVFNTMIAEGFKPNIISYNALLGAYASCGMSKEALLVFNDIKKNGFRPDVVSYTSLLNAYGRSQQPEKAMEVFNLMKRNKLKPNVVTYNALIDAFGSNGFLPEAVNMLHEMETNGVQPNIVSISTLLACCGRYGQKVKIDSILAAADSRRISLNTVAYNSAIGSYMNIGDYDKAVALYKSMRENNVKPDSVTYNVLISGCSKMSKYTEALEFLNEMVDLKISLSNEVYSSAISVYSKQGQLSEAESLFSKMKMTHGSPDVVAYTTMLHAYSAAEKWDKAFALFQEMEMNGVQPDLIACSALMRACNKGNQPAKVLIISEFMQERKIPMNDTIYFEMLSACSILRDWRKTIELTEMMEPSFNVMSVGLLNQLLHSIGKLGKTETMMKMFFKIVATGAEINLSTYSVLLKNLLAAGSWRKYLEVMEWMEDSGVQPSNEMYQSILAFSQSSGRDFSVIIQDRVECLRRKSCV comes from the exons ATGAAGAATCAAAAGAATTATTGTGCACGCAATGATATATACAATATGATGATCAGGTTACATGCAAGGCATAATCTAACAGACCAGGCACGTGGATTGTTTTTCGAGATGCAAAAGTGGAG GTGCAAGCCAGATGCTGAAACTTACAATGCTCTCATAAGTGCACATGGACGAGCTGGGCAATGGCGTTGGGCAACAAATATCATGGAAGACATGCTACGTGCAGCT GTTCCTCCAACTCGCTcaacatataacaatttaatccatgcatgtgGATCAAGTGGAAACTGGAGAGAGGCTCTGAAAGTTTCCAAGAAAATGACAGAAAACGGGGTTGGACCGGATCTCGTAACTCACAATATAGTATTATCTGCCTTCAAAACTGGAGCTCAATATTCAAAAGCACTCTCTTATTTTGAATTAATGAAAGGAACAAAGATTAGACCTGATACCACCACTTTAAACATTGTGATCCATTGCCTTGTAAAACTGGGACAATTTGGAAAAGCAATTGAAATTTTCCACTCAATGAGGGAGAAGAGAGCCCAATGTGATCCAGATATCGTGACCTTCACTAGCATCATGCATTTGTACTCGGTTTCAGGTCAAATTGAAAACTGCAAGGCTGTTTTCAACACAATGATTGCTGAAGGATTTAAACCCAACATTATATCTTATAATGCACTTTTAGGTGCATATGCTTCTTGTGGGATGAGTAAAGAAGCATTAttggtttttaatgatataaagaAAAATGGGTTTCGCCCAGATGTTGTATCTTATACATCTTTACTCAATGCTTATGGAAGATCACAGCAACCCGAAAAGGCCATGGAAGTATTTAACTTGATGAAAAGGAATAAATTGAAGCCAAATGTAGTCACTTATAATGCTCTGATTGATGCATTTGGATCCAATGGTTTTTTGCCAGAAGCTGTGAATATGCTGCATGAAATGGAAACAAACGGTGTGCAACCAAATATTGTCTCAATTAGCACCTTATTAGCGTGTTGTGGTCGTTATGGTCAGAAGGTCAAAATCGACTCCATACTTGCTGCTGCTGATTCACGCAGAATTTCCTTGAATACCGTCGCATATAATTCTGCTATTGGGAGTTATATGAACATAGGAGACTATGATAAAGCAGTAGCTTTATATAAGTCCATGAGGGAAAATAATGTTAAACCTGACTCGGTTACCTATAATGTTCTGATTAGTGGTTGTTCTAAGATGTCAAAATACACTGAAGCTCTTGAGTTTCTTAATGAAATGGTGGATTTGAAAATCTCCTTGTCCAATGAGGTTTATTCATCTGCAATTTCTGTCTATAGTAAACAG GGCCAACTTTCCGAAGCAGAGTCATTGTTCTCAAAAATGAAGATGACACATGGTAGTCCTGATGTTGTTGCATATACAACAATGCTACATGCGTATAGTGCTGCAG AGAAATGGGATAAAGCATTTGCATTGTTCCAAGAAATGGAGATGAATGGTGTTCAGCCAGATCTTATAGCTTGTTCAGCATTAATGAGAGCTTGTAATAAAGGGAACCAACCTGCTAAAGTTCTCATCATATCTGAATTTATGCAGGAGAGGAAGATACCAATGAATGACACCATCTACTTTGAGATGTTGTCTGCATGTAGTAT TCTGCGAGATTGGAGGAAAACGATAGAACTAACTGAGATGATGGAGCCGTCCTTCAATGTAATGTCTGTTGGACTTCTGAATCAGCTTTTGCATTCAATTGGAAAATTGGGGAAGACCGAGACCATGATGAAG ATGTTCTTTAAAATAGTTGCAACAGGTGCTGAAATCAATCTTTCTACTTATTCAGTGTTGCTAAAGAATCTTTTAGCTGCTGGAAGTTGGAGAAAGTACCTTGAG GTAATGGAATGGATGGAAGATTCTGGAGTTCAGCCTTCAAATGAAATGTATCAAAGTATACTTGCATTTTCACAAAGCAGTGGCCGTGACTTTTCTGTTATCATCCAAGATAGAGTTG AGTGCTTGAGAAGAAAATCATGCGTATAA